A genomic stretch from Planctomycetaceae bacterium includes:
- a CDS encoding fatty acid CoA ligase family protein yields MSKQLNIADRLRQSAERAPQQRAVVFPEGRDYQGRVAYTHLTFQQLDQEADQIARGLIEMGVRPGHRLILMVRPSLEFIALTFGIFRSGAVCTLIDPGMGRSSIFKCLDEVQPDGFIAIPVVHAIRRSMGKRFADARFNVVVGRVNHLLRKTILKASTYQQLIDGGRNSQAQLPQTQATDHAAIIFTSGSTGPPKGVCYEHGMFNAQVDLIRDRFDVQPGETDLPGFPLFALFNIAMQATTVIPDMDPTRPANVDPVKLLEAIHNQNVTQAFGSPALWNRFARYCEDQNITLPTINRTLSAGAPVPNHVVRRMVRSLRDNADIFTPYGATECLPVAVIGGRQVLNETAALTADGHGTCVGTIFSGMEARIIQASFEPISEISEAVPLPTGQIGEIIVKGPVATREYFRRPDATAMAKIKDGDSFWHRMGDVGYFDDQSRLWFCGRKAHIVFAQDGPMYSVCCEAIVSNHPHIYRCALVGIGPKGTQLPVIVAEPEAGHYPATPARVAALLDELKQLAAAHPLTRCIQTFLLHRALPVDTRHNVKINREQLAEWAATRV; encoded by the coding sequence ATGTCGAAGCAGCTGAACATCGCTGACCGGCTTCGACAATCCGCAGAAAGGGCGCCTCAGCAGCGTGCGGTGGTTTTCCCGGAGGGCAGGGATTATCAGGGGCGAGTGGCCTATACGCATCTGACCTTTCAACAACTGGATCAGGAAGCAGACCAGATCGCCCGCGGGTTGATCGAAATGGGCGTGCGACCAGGTCACCGTCTGATCCTGATGGTGCGTCCATCGCTCGAATTCATCGCACTCACATTCGGAATATTTCGATCCGGCGCTGTCTGCACTTTGATTGACCCCGGGATGGGTCGGTCCAGCATTTTCAAATGTCTGGATGAAGTTCAGCCCGATGGATTCATCGCGATTCCCGTGGTCCATGCGATTCGTCGCAGTATGGGAAAACGATTCGCAGATGCCCGGTTCAATGTCGTGGTCGGGCGAGTCAATCACCTGTTGCGCAAGACAATTTTAAAGGCGTCGACCTACCAGCAGCTGATCGATGGCGGACGCAACTCTCAGGCACAATTACCACAGACACAAGCAACCGATCATGCCGCCATCATTTTCACCAGCGGAAGCACTGGCCCGCCGAAAGGTGTCTGTTATGAACATGGGATGTTCAACGCGCAGGTCGATTTGATTCGAGATCGCTTTGACGTCCAGCCCGGTGAAACCGATCTGCCCGGATTTCCACTGTTTGCGTTATTCAACATCGCAATGCAGGCGACGACCGTCATCCCGGACATGGATCCGACACGGCCCGCGAATGTCGACCCCGTCAAACTGCTGGAGGCGATCCACAATCAGAATGTCACTCAGGCCTTTGGTTCACCGGCATTGTGGAATCGTTTTGCCCGCTACTGCGAAGATCAGAACATTACGCTGCCTACCATCAATCGAACTCTTTCCGCCGGCGCGCCAGTTCCGAATCACGTCGTCCGCAGAATGGTTCGTTCGCTTCGCGACAACGCAGATATCTTTACGCCCTATGGAGCAACTGAATGTCTCCCGGTTGCCGTCATTGGTGGTCGACAAGTCCTGAATGAAACAGCTGCACTGACGGCTGATGGTCACGGCACATGTGTTGGCACCATTTTTTCCGGAATGGAAGCCCGGATTATTCAGGCGAGTTTCGAACCGATTTCGGAGATCTCCGAAGCGGTACCACTTCCGACAGGCCAGATTGGCGAGATTATCGTGAAGGGTCCCGTGGCAACTCGCGAATACTTCAGACGGCCTGATGCCACGGCCATGGCGAAAATCAAAGACGGAGATTCATTCTGGCATCGGATGGGCGACGTGGGTTATTTTGATGACCAGTCCCGGCTCTGGTTTTGCGGCCGCAAAGCACACATCGTCTTTGCGCAGGATGGCCCCATGTATTCAGTTTGCTGCGAAGCGATCGTCAGCAACCACCCCCACATCTATCGATGTGCGCTGGTCGGAATTGGACCGAAGGGGACTCAACTTCCGGTCATCGTTGCGGAACCCGAAGCAGGACACTACCCGGCGACGCCAGCTCGTGTGGCGGCGTTGCTTGACGAACTCAAGCAACTTGCCGCCGCGCACCCGCTCACGAGGTGTATTCAGACATTTCTGCTTCACCGAGCCTTGCCCGTTGACACGCGTCACAACGTTAAAATCAACCGCGAACAACTGGCCGAATGGGCGGCAACTCGAGTCTGA